The genomic segment TCCCAGTGTGGCTGATCATCCTCTCAGAACAGCTAGGGATCGTCGCCTTGGTAAGCCATTACCTTACCAACTAGCTAATCCCACCTAGGTTCATCCAATCGCAAAAGGCCCGAAGGTCCCCTCCTTTCCCCCGTAGGGCGTATGCGGTATTAGCAGTCGTTTCCAACTGTTATCCCCCTCGACTGGGCAGATCCCTAGGCATTACTCACCCGTCCGCCGCTCGTCAGCAAAGTAGCAAGCTACTTTCTGTTACCGCTCGACTTGCATGTGTTAGGCCTGCCGCCAGCGTTCAATCTGAGCCATGATCAAACTCTTCAATTAAAGTTTTTTTGAGACTAAGTCTCGGCTCAATGAATTCTGATTACATTATGCAGACTCGGAAGAATCTACATCCTGTTTGTTACATATTGCTATGAACACTCATCACTTTCGTGATTCAGAAAATATTGATAATAATTTTGATTGCTGCATTGTTTACGAGAAAGAAAGAGCAATTTCGATTAACTCAACACCTGTGAGTGTCCACACAGATTACTTGATAAATTGTTAAAGAGCGGACTCGGTAACTAGCGTTTGACGCCTTGTTCCGTGTCAGTGGTTGCGCATTATAGGGAAATCATTTTATCCCGCAAGTGCTTTTCTTAATTAATTTATAAAAAAACGCTCAAAAGCACACTTTTTAAACGTTTCGAGCTAAAATCCATCAAAAAAGCTCGTTACAGCACCTTTCATGGCAATTTTATCGTTAACTAAGAGATGTTTTTATTACGACTTTAAGAAAGCTGGTACATCGGCAATGCTGTCTACTACTCCATCGGCAAGCTCAATACCCGCTTCATCAACGACTTTACCACTTCTCACTAATATAGCTGTGTTAATGCCCGCTGCTTTTGCAGCTCTCATATCATCAGCTTTATCACCCACCATAATTGAATTAGCCATATCAATTTTTAAAAACTTTGCTGCATCAAGCATCATTCCCGGTTTAGGTTTTCGGCAATCACAATCTTGCTTATATTCCCCGAGTCCTTTTTCTGGATGATGCGGACAATAGTAGATGCCATCTAATTCAACACCTTTATCTGCAAAGTTCCAATCCATCCATTCGGTTAAATGGTGAAAGTCATCCTCTGAGTACATTCCACGAGCAATACCAGACTGATTAGTCACCACCACGATTTTATAACCCATTTTCTTGAATGCCAGGCAGGCTTCAAATACGCCTTCGATATATTCAAAGTCATCAACAAGGTGTACATAACCTTTATCAATATTAATGACTCCGTCACGATCTAAGAACACGGCTTTATTCACGGTACTATTACTCCTAAATTCTTTATTATTCTGATTATCCCATTACTGGAAAAATTATGCACTTGTATTATAAAAGGAAGATTTTTTAAGGTTGTACTTTATAAAGCGTTCAGTAAAGGTTACCCTTCCGTAGATATTTTGTGGCATTTATTAAGAAGTAATGAGTCAAATAACACCAATAATTCATAAAACACGAACTCAAGCAGTGGTAGAAGTCTTGCGTGAGCGCATATTATCCGGCTTTATCAAAGCAGGTGAGCCACTTAGACAATCAGCTATAGCTGAGCAGCTTAATGTTAGTCGAATTCCTGTGCGAGAAGCGCTTGTTCAACTAGAAGCTGAAGGATTAGTTAAATTCGAAGCACACAAAGGTGCAACAGCCACTGAACTTTCTGTTGAACAAGTCACAGAATTATTTGAATTAAGGGCTATGATTGAAACAGATCTTCTCGCAAAAGCCATTCCCAACTTGCAAGATGAAAATTTCGAACAAGCTGATCAAGTGCTGTCTCAATTAGAGACTGCATTAAAGGAAAAAGACTCTGTGGCCACATGGAGCGAACTCAATACTCAGTTTCATACCTGTTTATACGAAGCCGCTAACAAACCGCATACACTTGAAGTCGTTCATGGACTGAACAATAGCTGCGATCGCTATATACGCTTACAGCTATTATTAACAGGCGGAATTCCAACAGCAGAACGCGAGCATCGCGAACTGTTTGAGTTGTGCAAAAACAAAGATATCGATAAAGCGACCCAACTTTTACGCCAGCACATTTTAGGTGCAGCAAAGGCAATTAAGAAGCTAGTGATTCAACAAATAGACTAACTATTGCCTCTACGTCGTTTATCAAAAGATTAATTTAAAATTTATTTGAGAGAAAACCACATGCAGTATGCTCATATTACCGGTTGGGGAAAATGCGTCCCACCAGCAAAACTGACTAATGACGACTTAGCCACCTTCATGGATACTTCTGATGAGTGGATTAAGACACGTACTGGGATCAGCGAACGACATATTTCTCACGTTAACACATCTGAGTTAGCGACTGTTGCAGCGAAAAATGCACTCGCTGCTGCAGGTATTGACGGTAGTGAACTGGATTTAATCATACTTGCAACAGCAAGCCCAGACACCTTGATTCCTAATATTGCTTCTACTGTTCAAGCTAATGTAGGGGCAACATGCGGCGCTTTTGATATTAACGCTGCTTGTAGTGGTTTCTTATATGCCCTTGGTATGGGCAGCTCTATGATAAAAAGTGGCCAGAACAAGAAAGTGCTTGTTATTGGCGCAGAGCGATTATCTTTTTATCTAGATTGGTCACGACGTGAAACCGCCGTATTATTTGGCGATGGTGCAGGCGCTGTTGTTATTGAAGCTAGTAATGAACCAGGTGGTGTTTTAGGTTACGAGCTTAATAATGATCCAGCTGCACGTGATATCTTATCATCAGGGTTCGGCACCCAGATGGACCGATTTGATTCTGCATCTCTGGATTTCTTTATTAACCTAAACGGACAAGAAGTCTTTAAACGCGCGATTCATGGTATGGGTGGGTTAAGCACTAAGGTCTTAGCTAATTGCGACATGACCAAAGAAGATGTTGATTTAGTCATTCCACATCAAGCAAACGAGCGTATTATTGATACTTTAATTAGTCGAATGAAGATCCCTAAAGATAAAGCCTTCGTCAACATTGCGAAATACGGCAACACGTCTGCAGCGACTATTCCTATTGCGATTTGTGATGCATTAGAACAAGGCCGCATTAATTCAGGACAAACTATTTTATCATGTGCATTTGGCGCAGGATTAACATCAGCGGCTCTATTATTAAAATGGGGTGAGCGAACAACTCCGATTAATGCACCTACTGCGGAGCTGCCTCCGTGTGAAGTTTCAGCACTTGAATTAATTAAACCTGCAGTAGAGTTTTTTACTAAGCGTTAAGCATTTTTAACCTTTAAGTATTTAACCAAACTCATTACTAAAAAAACCAGCAAAGTGCTGGTTTTTTTTTATTTTAATCATCACAAATAACTACAGTTAAATTGATATGAACTCCGATACGGCAAGTTTTTGACTATCACCAATGGAATTCACTTGAGCAATAAAAAGCTCTGCACACGCAATTGCGTCAACCAATGCTGCATGACCTGAATAGGTAGGTAAACCATATCGCTGCCTGCAAGCATCTAAACGTAAGCTTCCCTCTTTTAATACATCATGCTGACGAAGTAGCCGCTGTTTTTCAGTCGCTAAAGTATCGATAAAGGGTAACCGAATTTGCCTGTTATACACTTTAGCCAAATGAGATTGTATAAAGCTAATGTCCATTGGTGCATGATGAGCTACCAGAATATGTCCCTGAGTACGGTCAATAAACCATTCCATCGCATCAATTAGCGAGGCTCCTTCAGACACATGCTGATCGACAATGCCATGTACTGTTGCACTTTGCCCTACACTCCCATCAATATTAACCATGCACTGCTGAGCTTTTGTTAAAGGGATTGAACATGGGATTGTATCTAATTCAATAGGCACAATGCCGATACTGATTATTTCATCTTTTAACGGGTCAAGCCCCGTCATTTCGAGATCAACGGCCATCAATCTCGATGTGGAAAGTGGTTTGTTTATCACATTGAAATACGCTTTTTGATAGTCATAAAGCTTATCTTTATGGCCAAACATTTCATAATGTAAACGTGCTTTAAGCCAGAGTTCATTCACAGGTTAAAAACTCCGCATAAATTTCATTCTAAGACCTGATTGAGCATCGTGAACGACTTTAAAGGCATCACGTAACTGATGACGCATTAGTGATGACATTTGTTGTGGTTTTAAATAGTTAGTGACGTTTTGTTGGCTTGTATATTGCTCTCCTTGATTTGAAAGACGCATATGAGCAATAAATTCAAGCGCATCGGCGAGGTTGAGTGCATCCTTACGGTTTATGATATTGGCATCCATTAATGCACGAATTCGTTTTGGTGTATTCACTTCGGCAATACCGGCACTTAGTGCATAGACTCTGGCAATATCATTGATTAATGCGACGCCTTTGTGCTTTAAATCCATTCCTTTCACTTCACTGCCATCACGCTCAAGCACAAACTTTCTAAAAAAACCTAATGGCGGCGATTCCACTAATGAATTACCAGCCATTCCAGCGAGAAAGATATCGTTATCTTTAGTACGTTCAAGTACATGACTTTGCAATTGAT from the Shewanella japonica genome contains:
- the gmhB gene encoding D-glycero-beta-D-manno-heptose 1,7-bisphosphate 7-phosphatase, which produces MNKAVFLDRDGVINIDKGYVHLVDDFEYIEGVFEACLAFKKMGYKIVVVTNQSGIARGMYSEDDFHHLTEWMDWNFADKGVELDGIYYCPHHPEKGLGEYKQDCDCRKPKPGMMLDAAKFLKIDMANSIMVGDKADDMRAAKAAGINTAILVRSGKVVDEAGIELADGVVDSIADVPAFLKS
- a CDS encoding GntR family transcriptional regulator encodes the protein MSQITPIIHKTRTQAVVEVLRERILSGFIKAGEPLRQSAIAEQLNVSRIPVREALVQLEAEGLVKFEAHKGATATELSVEQVTELFELRAMIETDLLAKAIPNLQDENFEQADQVLSQLETALKEKDSVATWSELNTQFHTCLYEAANKPHTLEVVHGLNNSCDRYIRLQLLLTGGIPTAEREHRELFELCKNKDIDKATQLLRQHILGAAKAIKKLVIQQID
- a CDS encoding ketoacyl-ACP synthase III; protein product: MQYAHITGWGKCVPPAKLTNDDLATFMDTSDEWIKTRTGISERHISHVNTSELATVAAKNALAAAGIDGSELDLIILATASPDTLIPNIASTVQANVGATCGAFDINAACSGFLYALGMGSSMIKSGQNKKVLVIGAERLSFYLDWSRRETAVLFGDGAGAVVIEASNEPGGVLGYELNNDPAARDILSSGFGTQMDRFDSASLDFFINLNGQEVFKRAIHGMGGLSTKVLANCDMTKEDVDLVIPHQANERIIDTLISRMKIPKDKAFVNIAKYGNTSAATIPIAICDALEQGRINSGQTILSCAFGAGLTSAALLLKWGERTTPINAPTAELPPCEVSALELIKPAVEFFTKR
- a CDS encoding exonuclease domain-containing protein; the protein is MNELWLKARLHYEMFGHKDKLYDYQKAYFNVINKPLSTSRLMAVDLEMTGLDPLKDEIISIGIVPIELDTIPCSIPLTKAQQCMVNIDGSVGQSATVHGIVDQHVSEGASLIDAMEWFIDRTQGHILVAHHAPMDISFIQSHLAKVYNRQIRLPFIDTLATEKQRLLRQHDVLKEGSLRLDACRQRYGLPTYSGHAALVDAIACAELFIAQVNSIGDSQKLAVSEFISI